The proteins below are encoded in one region of Triticum aestivum cultivar Chinese Spring chromosome 1B, IWGSC CS RefSeq v2.1, whole genome shotgun sequence:
- the LOC123095171 gene encoding uclacyanin 1: METKALILITVAMTMLGMALGASHTVGAPHGSWDIQTNYSQWVSRIRFTTGDELKFQYSAAVHNVVEVSKTGYDSCNGSSPISTFPTGNDVVPLATIGTRYFICGVSGHCNAGMKVEVNVKSKEVRTVQRCRRTGNRRRCQSETVLSSATSAGVDQSTVARLGLIVVAAGLMLFF, encoded by the coding sequence atggagaccaaagctcttatTCTGATCACCGTGGCCATGACCATGCTTGGGATGGCACTCGGTGCCAGCCACACCGTAGGCGCACCGCACGGGTCATGGGACATTCAGACCAACTACTCTCAGTGGGTTTCGAGAATCAGATTCACCACCGGCGATGAGCTCAAGTTTCAGTACTCCGCCGCCGTGCACAACGTGGTGGAGGTGAGCAAAACGGGGTATGACTCCTGCAACGGCTCCAGCCCCATATCGACTTTCCCGACCGGTAATGATGTTGTTCCGCTTGCCACCATCGGGACCCGGTATTTCATCTGTGGCGTCTCCGGGCACTGCAACGCCGGCATGAAGGTCGAGGTCAACGTCAAGTCGAAAGAAGTGCGGACTGTGCAACGGTGCCGACGGACAGGGAACCGGCGTCGCTGCCAGTCCGAGACGGTATTAAGCTCAGCTACGTCGGCTGGCGTTGATCAGTCTACGGTGGCCCGACTCGGTCTGATAGTTGTTGCGGCTGGTCTTATGTTGTTCTTTTAG
- the LOC123079799 gene encoding uclacyanin 1-like produces MARMVTDLYQIQSTNAYYYPSWAKVLILITVAVAMLGMVLGASHTVGAPAGSWDLQTNYTLWASRTRFTIGDELQFQYSTTVHNVVEVRKAGYDACNSSSPIATFLTGNDVVPLAAIGTRYFICGVPRHCITGMKVQVNVKSKAVRTVQRCRGTGKRLRCQYETVLSSDTAAGIDQSAVARLGLAIVATGLILFF; encoded by the exons ATGGCGCGCATGGTGACCGATCTTTACCAAATTCAGTCGACCAACGCCTATTACTACCCTTCTT GGGCTAAAGTTCTTATCCTGATCACCGTGGCCGTGGCCATGCTCGGGATGGTGCTCGGCGCCAGTCACACGGTGGGCGCGCCGGCCGGATCATGGGACCTGCAGACCAACTACACCCTGTGGGCTTCGAGAACTAGATTTACCATCGGCGATGAGCTCCAGTTTCAGTACTCCACCACCGTGCACAATGTGGTGGAGGTGAGAAAGGCTGGGTATGACGCCTGCAACAGCTCCAGCCCCATCGCGACGTTCCTGACCGGCAACGATGTCGTCCCACTTGCGGCCATTGGGACGCGGTACTTCATTTGCGGCGTTCCAAGGCATTGCATCACCGGTATGAAGGTTCAAGTCAATGTGAAGTCGAAGGCAGTGCGGACAGTACAACGGTGCCGAGGGACGGGAAAGCGGCTGCGGTGCCAGTACGAGACTGTATTAAGCTCGGACACGGCGGCTGGCATTGATCAGTCTGCGGTGGCGCGGCTAGGTCTGGCCATTGTCGCGACTGGTCTCATTTTGTTCTTTTAG
- the LOC123095191 gene encoding uclacyanin 1-like: METKALILITVAMTMLGMALGASHTVGAPHGSWDIQTNYSQWVSRIRFTTGDELKFQYSAAVHNVVEVSKTGYDSCNGSSPISTFPTGNDVVPLATIGTRYFIGGVSGHCNAGMKVEVNVKSKEVRTVQRCRRTGNRRRCQSETVLSSATSAGVDQSTVARLGLIVVAAGLMLFF; encoded by the coding sequence atggagaccaaagctcttatTCTGATCACCGTGGCCATGACCATGCTTGGGATGGCACTCGGTGCCAGCCACACCGTAGGCGCACCGCACGGGTCATGGGACATTCAGACCAACTACTCTCAGTGGGTTTCGAGAATCAGATTCACCACCGGCGATGAGCTCAAGTTTCAGTACTCCGCCGCCGTGCACAACGTGGTGGAGGTGAGCAAAACGGGGTATGACTCCTGCAACGGCTCCAGCCCCATATCGACTTTCCCGACCGGTAATGATGTTGTTCCGCTTGCCACCATCGGGACCCGGTATTTCATCGGTGGCGTCTCCGGGCACTGCAACGCCGGCATGAAGGTCGAGGTCAACGTCAAGTCGAAAGAAGTGCGGACTGTGCAACGGTGCCGACGGACAGGGAACCGGCGTCGCTGCCAGTCCGAGACGGTATTAAGCTCAGCTACGTCGGCTGGCGTTGATCAGTCTACGGTGGCCCGACTCGGTCTGATAGTTGTTGCGGCTGGTCTTATGTTGTTCTTTTAG